The sequence CATGGAATAATTTGGAAATAAATCCAAAGAACCTCTCTGGTGTTAGATTCGATAAACCTATTTTTGaacctttgtttacaaaatcagatGAGTCGTTTGGAAAATTCGTTCATAAAACGTTGCAACACGAATACATTTGATTTCTACTGATATTTCAGCTGAGGAATTTTTTTGTAGCAAAGTTAATAAAAAATCCCTTGATTTTCATTAAATATCAACTAATTGAGGTTTCCTCAAATCACTCGTAGAGATTTGTTCAAACCGTTAGGATAAACAAATAACCATGCGTTCGCCGTTTTTTATGCAAATGTGTCGTTTTGCCCGTGCGATTCGCACCAGACTCATTTTTTCAAACTAAATAGTAAAATGTGTAagaaagttattaaaaaaactaGTTATTTTGAGAATAGGATATCAATATGATATGTAGCTAGTTTTGTAAATCTTGCATATTCATGTTCAAATCTGCATGTTCAAATGATTCGGTATTTTAGTTAATATGAATTAAAACATGGAGAAGGCTTAAGGAGAGCATATTGGGCTATGACTTGTGATGTTGAATATAAATATTCTCCAGACAGTCGTGATTCTTCTatctaaaatattattttgcgtAGTAGTTCAGTTCAAAGGCTAATGATAAGGCTATTGATCAACTTATCAGGAGTTAACTATCACGCAGACGACCTGTCATGAGAATCACATTCCCTCCCTTGTGTTCGATTAGGCTATCTTGCTGTTATCGCCATCTGGAGATAAGACACAAAGTTGCAAGGTAAGCAAATAAACCACATTGTCATCTAACGAAATGATTTTAAGTTAGAACATAATATGCCAACTGATAAATTTAATACTGAATATAGATGTAATTGTTTGATGTGCCATTTTCATTATAGGGAATTTGGCTGCCGTTCATTTGTTAAAAACATGCCATTTGAAGAATACACTGCGCACTTATTTCTATAGGTATCTAATATGATTATATGGGATTCCTTATTGCTGGTTTGGCATAAAAAAAGGTCTTTTTGGGATAGGGAATGTGTGTTCCATATTTAGTTGAAATCGGGTGAATATAGCCACTCTGGGTATTTTTAAATTGTCCGATTTCAactaaatataaaataattttctgtaaAAAGGCGATATTGAAACAACTTTCGATAAGATTGGAACCCCAGGGAGGAAAATTGAAATCCGATTGATAGCCAATTTCGTCATCCTTTTCGCTAAGTCGGACGCACGCCTCCCTTGATTGGCCTCCAGACAGAAGATGCGCCGAATCATGCGTGCCGCTGTAAAAAGACACTCACTGTTCGCCGTATCGCAGACGCCACGCTGTTATTAGGTGACTTGTATTCAGGTGACACCGCCGTCGCTGAAGTGCTTTACAAATCCACCTTATGCATGCAATTCTGACGCTTTCATATGTAATCAACGGAACCGCATGATACCGAACGTCTCTCACAAAGTAATGAAATGAACACGCGACGCGCACTTGTTGCGACGTCAATGGCGTCGCTTCTCcgaatgaatgaatttccacccCAATTTTCCTTTCCGCAACTAACCAAGTCCTAACGTGAAACATCGTGTAGGGTGCGATAGCTATTAACGACGCACCACGGCGCCTGTCTGCGGTGTCTGGCTTCTGCTAGCGAGGGGCTCACTTGGGGGCGTGGAGGAGAGCTCGGTTATAAGTATAACTACCCGACGCGTGAACCAAGCGTCCGCTATTCAGTAGGAGACAGTCGACCAGTGAGCAACCGAACGCGCGCGAAGCTGAAACAAAAACTCCTCCATATAGAAGTTATTTCACAACGTCGCTTAATCGTTTGAACTTGGTGAAAAAGGAAAGTTTACCCAGCAAGTTTTCtgtctgcaaaaaaaaatctaaagtgCACACTTTAAAAATCGCGACACCTCATCTAAGGTGCTATCGTCTCTATAGTTAAACAACCTGGCTAAGTTCCATCACGGATCTTACTACGGAAAAACCAAAATGGTAATTGCTAAAGCAACGGAATGCAACAAAATGACCAGCAAGGCTGGATTCAAAACGGTCGGAATCGGACAGAATGTCCGATCGACGCTGGTGAAGGCTCGCTCAGATAAACGAGTCGTAGTGGGAATCGCCAATGCCATCCGCAGTCTCGCGGAAAACCCCAACAATTTTCTGTTCTGCTTCATGGCCCCACCGAAGCATCATGACAGTGCGGCTCACATGCAGGAAGTTCTATTGGAAGCTTTCTGCTTCGAGAACGATATTTACATTATTAAGGTAAGCTCCACAAACCACTGAATCAAATTCCAGAACATATTAAATTAACTTattttctttctctttattcaacaggTAGACAATGCGGAAAGACTCAGTCGGTTATTAGACTCCTCGGAACTGGCCAGTTGCGCTTTGGTTAGCAAACCCCAGGCCCTTAGCAAACAAACAGGGGAGGAATTCTCCCGCAGCGAAAACCTGCTGATTGACCACTGCGAGCTGTACTGGGATGAACCAATAAAACCTGTTATCAAATTACCGGAGAAGTGAACGCAACGTGACAGATGAACTCTGCTCTATTGAAACGATGATAAGCATTTTTCGCAAATGTGAAACTGTGAAAGGGAAGCACTTCGAATGCTCGTGATAACAGGGGAAAAAAGTGTGTTACCTAAGTAGAGTGTAAATGATTGTCGAGTGTCGGCAATGCGATGGCATCTGGTATCCAGTGTATATTATTATGACGATGATTCGATGGGATGCCGTAATCTAGTGTTATGTTAGATAGGCACATGGACGTGCGATATTCATAGCCGCAATTAGTGATTGATAAGGCTTAATCAGACGGCAGTATCTTGAGAACGTAGTCAGTGATTTACTACTATCACCTATGTATTTTACTACCACAGTAATGAATTTAGTTAGTCTTCTTATTCAATTCTAATCAAATATTATGGTGCGATTTACCGTACTGAAGTTATAATAAATGAAGAACAATGAAAactgatgaaatattttgaaattattccacataGTTATCACATATCCTACCTTGAGGGGAACTTGTTATGCATATACCACTGTTGATGGATATTTACAGAAACAAACAAAAGTAATTTTGACTGAATTTTAATCACATATCAAATCTAGCGTTGAATGTCAGTGTCAGTCGGAAGAAAAGCGACCCTGTGGTAAATTTCTAACTACATCGCCTCCAGTTCGTTCGTTGATGATTGGTTTGTGGTAGACTGGCTGATATGAAAATTTTTTGGTTGGTGTCCTTGATATGTGCTATAAATAAGCTAGAGAATATTTTTTGAGAACAGCGAATTGTGAAATTATTGATAGTAAAGTGATGTTCATGTTCAATAACATAAGATATGCATTTCACCTAGGAAAAATATACACGCACCAAGTAAAACCGCACCCAACAAGTGGATGGCAGATTTAAATACAGTTCTGTATAAAAATTTTGCAAAATctatataaaattttggcatatagaggaggtggttcggttgtgggcccccacgtatcttttgacagaaagcAGATACTGCTATTCTTACATCGGTCATTCATTTGCTATCGAAACACGATGTTTTGTGCAGAATACCGAACTAGATAGACACATCTATTACcatgaacaaatattttttttgcaattcctgatcataatatctggtttacagttcgtctttgagtgataaaaccgcctacttttccataccaacgaaatgagtgctttaatgaacattatgcaactcaaatgagttgcataatattattattattattgtctttattttcgaggctttcagctctaggctggctcacctcttagttgcataatattcattatagcactcatttgggtgctataatggaaaaccaacatcagaacagtaattgactactacattttgctgaattagcttgggtaagtgcttAAATAGTGAATTCTCTGCGCTTCGtaataaattaattagtttgatggacatgacatcaaaattttccaaaagcaAGTTTATCTTTGCTTCATGGCttgtcgaactatgcaatgtggcacgataacaagAAATCTGaatatgtacccctgggggtaccttcgctgacccTAGGGGGTACCACGAACAAAAATTCGCAATGGCGGACgaattacaatttcaatcaaaatttattgatcaagttttgataatagtgtattttttttatttcaaaactttgttttgtacaTGCAATAGAATCCTGttctccacaaccagcacagatAAGAaatccaagcagctcgaaggcctcGTTGTCCTTACAAGAAgctcggaggactcctttcaagttgttcagaagccttttttcaaatggttcggaagcttggaaacctcctttcaagagaggcctggaagcctcctttcaagaggcctggaagcctcctttcaagaggcctggaagcctcctttcaagaggcctggaagcctcctttcaagaggcctggaagcctcctttcaagaggcctggaagcctcctttcaagaggcctggaagcctcctttcaagaggcctggaagcctcctttcaagaggcctggaagcctcctttcaagaggcctggaagcctcctttcaagaggcctggaagcctcctttcaagaggcctggaagcctcctttcaagaggcctggaagcctcctttcaagaggcctggaagcctcctttcaagaggcctggaagcctcctttcaagaggcctggaagcctcctttccaaaggcctggaagcctcctttcaagaggcctggaagcctcctttcaagaggcctggaagcctcctttcaagaggcctggaagcctcctttcaagaggcctggaagcctcctttcaagaggcctggaaacctcctttcaagaggcctggaagcctcctttcaagaggcctggaagcctcctttcaagatgcctggaagcctcctttcaagaggccctggaagtcaagaggcctggaagcctcctttcaagaggcctggaagcctcctttcaagaggcctggaagcctcctttcaagaggcctggaagcctcctttcaagaggcctggaagcctcctttcaagaggcctggaagcctcctttcaagaggcctggaagcctcctttcaagaggcctggaagccccctttcaagaggcctggaagcctcctttcaagaggcctggaagcctcctttcaagagacctggaagcctcctttcaagaggcctggaagcctcctttcaagaggcctggaagcctcctttcaagaggcctggaagcctcctttcaagaggcctggaagcctcctttcaagaggcctggaagcctcctttcaagaggcctggaagcctcctttcaagaggcctggtagcctcctttcaagaggcctggaagcctcttttcaagaggcctggaagcctcctttcaagaggcctggaagcctccattcaagaggcctggaagcctcctttcaagaggcctggaagcctcctttcaagaggcctggaagcctcttttcaagaggcctggacgcctcctttcaagaggcctcgaatcctcctttcaagaggcctggaagccaccttcaagaggcctggaagcctcctttcaagaggcctggaagcctcctttcaagaggcctggaagcctcctttcaagaggcctggaagcctcctttcaagagacctggcaGCCTCCTatcaaaggcctggaagcctccttccaagaggcctggaagcctcctttcaagaggcctggaagcctcatttcaagaggcctggaagcctcctttcaaggggcctggaagcctcctttcaagaggcctggaagcctccttcaagaggcctggaagcctcctttcaagaggcctggaagcctcctttcaagaggcctggaagcctcctttcaagaggcctggaagcctcctttcaagaggcctggaagcctcctttcaagaggcctggaagcctcctttcaagaggcctggaagcctcctttcaagaggcctggaagcctcctttcaagaggcctggaagcctcctttcaagaggcctggaagcctcctttcaagaggcctggaagcctcctttcaagaggcctggaagcctcctttcaagaggcctggaagcctcctttcaagaggcctggaagcctcctttcaagaggcctggaagcctcctttcaagaggcctggaagcctcctttcaagaggcctggaagcctcctttcaagaggcctggaagcctcctttcaagaggcctggaagcctcctttcaagaggcctggaagcctcctttcaagaggcctggaagcctcctttcaagaggcctggaagcctcctttcaagaggcctggaagccttctttcaagaggcctggaagcctcctttcaagaggcctggaagcctctttcaagaggcctggaagtcttctttcaagaggcctggaagtcttcttttaagtagagatgggcgttcagatccggaTCCGGTCAAACGATCCGGATCTCTAAAGTGACTGAATGATTCGtaaggaaataataaaataaaaagttcattctTTGTAATCCATACGCTTGTAAACAAGAAAGGGTAAAGTTATTGTCAGAACGGTTTAAAACTGTGAGCCAGAATGACGAAGGTTTCACTTTTTTTGCATTCTCCTTACGTTTTGTTCTAAGGATCCGATCCGgttgaaagatccggatcattagaatgaatgacccagatctgatccgttcatcaaagtgatccgttttgcccatctctactttcaagaggcctggaagccttctttcaagcggcccggaagcctgctttcaagagacccgaacACCAACTTTTAAGGggctgggaagccttcttttaagagggtcGTAAACCTTCTTCAAAGAGACTCGGaagattcctttcaaaaggctcggaaagctcttttcaagagTCTAGGAAGCCTCTCTATAGGAGGTTCTGAAgccaagacgctcggaagcctgctttcaagaagcccggaagcctcgtattaagaggcctgaaagccttctttcaagaggttaggaagccttctttcaaaaagctcaaaaggctcctttcaagatatccggaaggttcttttcaaaatacTCAGAAAGCTCTTCACAAAATGCTCAGACGCCTACTTTCAAAAAACGCCTACTcgtaaacctccttttaagaggctcgaaagcatcctttcaaaaaactcggaaaactcctttcaagcggctcgaaaggttcctttcagaaggctcggaaaactcttttcaagaaaatcggaaccctcttttcaagaagttcgAAATTCTACCttcaaagaggctcgaaagggtactttcaagaggctttaaaGCGTCCTTTCAATATGCAAAGCCAAGaagcgcggaagcctactttcaagagattcagaaggtccgtacaagaggctcggaagtctcccttcaaagggctcggaattaatctttcaagaggcttggaagcctactttcaagagggggtacctcaattaatacaaaagttcgaaagggtacctctcaagaaaaaggttgagaatcgctggagtagagggatattttgaaatcactcccataaacaaaaaaaaattcccgctcttcgatttttttctttccatgctgcataagggcgcacaaatgcgcgagtctctacatgactttacgatggtttacatacactCCTACTCCAAACAGCTGCTGGATCTCGTggaatttcgtaacgagtgctttttagttgcgtTCCTACTAATTTCCACtagaaatataatgtgaaaatatttgttacaaagaatataaAACTCAACCTAAGTTAACTTttatttttccccaaataataacaatgctTATCAATATAagatctgaaacgaacataaccacaatctccaatgtttggctccagcacaatagaaaattttgcttcagtttgacaaccaaatcgattttattcgcaccacccagttctatccagctttttacgctagccataaatctgGAAAGGGGTGATTCGAACATGACAGATACTGTGTTATGAACTGTTGTTATCTCCGCATCGTAGTTACCTTTGAATAAAAGCATATTTTGCAATCTGTCAAAATGTTCGGAATGCACATTACGAATCGGTATTTCAGGTTCATAATTTACGTAGTAATTATTCATTTTAGGTTTTCTGCAGCTGAATCACAACTATTGGGCAGCTGCAAGAACACTTCTCGTGATACAGCGTATGCTCTTCAAGTTTACTTGAAGTCAGTTCTTGGAGTCATGAGGGATTCTTTTAATAGTGACCATTGTTTAGTTAAACCGAATAGAAATTAGTTTTTCTGAAAACTTTCCGATAGATCTTTCGGGCTTGGTCATATGAAcaccgacaaaccgacgtgCCTTCCCATATACAGTTCTTCTAATTTCTTGGCAATTACTCTCCTTTCATTACCTAGCTCCATCTGTGCGATGGTTTACACAACAGCTCTCACAAGTGTGTGGGCAAACTTGGTCATGCactctttaatttatttcatcagCTCCCACATAATAATCAATATTCGATATTATAAATATAGAGAATTTTATGACAGGATGCTTTCGCCAAATGAAAAACATTCGACTTTCGAAAATGTGTGTAATGATCGTAAAGTCTTCAATGTCGATTTAAGTatcaaaaaagatttttaattacttgtttatttttatctACATCGCTGTGTAGATTGTTTTTAACGTGTATATAATGTTGACGTCGAACAGCTGGTGAATTGCGCGCATTtagctttttcttcttcttgacTTTCTCTATCAAATGAACGTTAATGTCAGTAATGACAGAACGAGTTACTACACTCAGAGTAAAACGATTGTATTATTTTTTGCCAATTTTGGAATCAGAGAGGCCCGTCGGTTTGTCGGtgatatgactaccaagcccgaaAGATCTATTGGAAAGCTACTGCTTCTGTATCATACGCatgaggtcgtgggttcaatcccaggtccgttccattcttctactttgtatctttctctatattcctcatgttctagcaaatggatttccataccgtttccattactattcctataccttcaacttgagtattctaacagtaatgtgctagaattggaaatgaactctAGAGGtcatttcctacatccaattagaaattccatcagttgccttttcctatctatcacattggcagctcattaaccaagacggacctctgcttctcgaacctaacccaaaaattacaacaaattccgcatgaactcgtggcaagtgcaaaggtatattcggcttgcagtgggcgagtgattgcattatcatttcctcccccttctctacattgacttgcattctgacgtggcaggcgctagtatgacctaacaaacgagatcaccagtacttatACATTGAAGATATGTtatagtcccaagcaaacatctgttggttccctgtgcaagaacagctgatctggtcataatggagtagcaactacgagcagtcaatcaagctcaagctcaaactTTCCGATAGATCTTTCGGATTCAACTAGAATTGCGGAGTGAGTTTTTCTCGAACACAATGTTTCTTCGATGAGTCTACTTGTTGGAGAACTTGTAGGAGAAAATCTATCAGATTAAATTCGGTAACTTCTAACAAGCCCTTTTTAGAATGCTTATCAAAAAGTACTCATCCGTATTGCTCTTCATTTGAATGATTGGTGTCATTAGGTTCCGATAAGgcaagtggttacctccaatacatttttcaaatcactatcttccacataatgtacatattcacatatgatttttcagaacattgtaaacttTCAATTTGTGGGGGACGTGACCCCGGGCCCCTACAAatattatgtaccaaaaccaacatgTTTTGTACAGTTTGGGGCCctcacaagctgtcggccctggggcccccttccggttaaatccggccctggtgctAGTGTTATTCATAATTCGTGCTAGTGGAACACTTACGAACAAAAAGTATGTCATATCCTCATGTCGATCCTCATGTCACATTTAGAGTATAAATCGATCCTCATGTCAATTCCGAAACCTAGCAAATTGCCACTGTGTCGTTCAACGTGCTTACAGTTGATGTATGAGTTAGGTCTCCATGTTCAGCAGTTGATGCCGAATCTTGAC comes from Armigeres subalbatus isolate Guangzhou_Male chromosome 2, GZ_Asu_2, whole genome shotgun sequence and encodes:
- the LOC134214161 gene encoding growth arrest and DNA damage-inducible protein GADD45 alpha-like; amino-acid sequence: MVIAKATECNKMTSKAGFKTVGIGQNVRSTLVKARSDKRVVVGIANAIRSLAENPNNFLFCFMAPPKHHDSAAHMQEVLLEAFCFENDIYIIKVDNAERLSRLLDSSELASCALVSKPQALSKQTGEEFSRSENLLIDHCELYWDEPIKPVIKLPEK